In a single window of the Candidatus Binatia bacterium genome:
- the cysE gene encoding serine O-acetyltransferase has translation MTAWVTLLQMFFGTISADLRAPLERDPAARGPLDVVLSYPGFHALLAHRIIHPLYRAGVPLLPRFLANVARFFTGIDIHPGATLGKGIFIDHGTGVVIGETAEVGDGCTIYQGVTLGGTSLSRGKRHPTLGRNVTVGVNSSVLGAIVLGDSAKVGGGSVVVKDVPANATVVGVPARIVAQDGKPVRAVSTRPQVEMPDPNADAIVRLQRRIDLLERRLTEIESGDAEEEAWSWVI, from the coding sequence TTGACGGCTTGGGTTACACTGTTGCAGATGTTCTTCGGTACGATATCGGCCGATTTGCGAGCTCCACTCGAGCGCGATCCCGCCGCGCGCGGGCCGCTCGACGTCGTGCTTTCGTATCCGGGATTCCACGCGCTGCTCGCACATCGGATCATCCATCCGCTCTATCGCGCGGGCGTGCCGCTCCTCCCGCGCTTCCTCGCGAACGTCGCGCGCTTCTTTACCGGCATAGATATCCATCCGGGCGCGACGCTCGGCAAAGGCATCTTCATCGATCACGGGACCGGCGTCGTCATCGGCGAGACCGCCGAAGTCGGCGATGGGTGCACGATCTATCAAGGGGTCACGCTCGGCGGCACGAGCCTATCGCGCGGGAAGCGGCACCCGACGTTGGGACGCAACGTGACCGTCGGCGTCAACTCGAGCGTGCTCGGCGCGATCGTCCTCGGGGATAGCGCAAAGGTCGGCGGCGGTTCCGTCGTCGTCAAAGACGTCCCCGCGAACGCGACCGTCGTCGGCGTGCCCGCGCGCATCGTCGCGCAGGACGGAAAGCCCGTTCGCGCGGTCTCGACTCGCCCGCAGGTCGAGATGCCCGATCCGAACGCCGATGCGATCGTCCGGCTCCAGCGGAGGATCGATCTCCTGGAGCGGCGGCTGACCGAGATCGAGAGCGGCGACGCGGAAGAAGAAGCCTGGAGCTGGGTCATCTAA
- the cysS gene encoding cysteine--tRNA ligase, with amino-acid sequence MRLYNTRTRGVEEFVPLRAGEVRIYVCGLTPSAQAHLGHARSFLFFDVLRRYLAHRGYRVTYVQNVTDIDDRSINAAKETGEDYHAIIDRYYGEFKAAMSKLGVTEYDSEPYATKFIEPIQTMIRELIAAGHAYVTPDGIYYRVATFAGYGRLANRNVAELESGARIEVDEKKEDPLDFALWKFAKPGEPRWAFEPYGEGRPGWHIECSAMSRALLDPDGAGFDIHGGGADLIFPHHENEIAQSEPLMSRPPMANFWVHGGLLLFDNRKMSKSLGNFEPLSSLLERHDPQAIRWLFLQTGYRKVMNFTEESIAAAGQGLGRVKAAYRDIARAGRAQSPDDREFDARMEAALDDDMNAAAALAVLYDVVANAKPTRERLAYWLRILGIEPNESWLEDPVAELPADIGARLRTALREAGIAAPAMDGATPREAVERVVALRDEARRAKDWAASDRLRDALARCGIEVKDSKDGTAWTVA; translated from the coding sequence GTGAGACTCTACAACACCCGCACGCGCGGCGTCGAAGAGTTCGTGCCGTTGCGTGCCGGCGAGGTGCGCATCTATGTTTGCGGATTGACGCCGTCGGCGCAAGCCCACCTCGGCCACGCCCGCTCGTTTCTCTTCTTCGACGTCTTGCGGCGCTATCTCGCGCACCGCGGGTATCGCGTGACCTACGTGCAGAACGTCACCGATATCGACGATCGCAGCATCAACGCGGCGAAGGAGACCGGCGAGGATTATCACGCGATCATCGATCGCTACTACGGCGAGTTCAAGGCGGCGATGAGCAAGCTCGGCGTGACGGAGTACGATAGCGAGCCGTACGCGACGAAGTTCATCGAGCCGATTCAGACGATGATTCGTGAGCTCATCGCCGCCGGGCACGCGTACGTGACGCCGGACGGCATCTACTATCGCGTCGCCACCTTCGCCGGTTACGGGAGGCTCGCCAACCGCAACGTCGCCGAGTTGGAATCGGGCGCGCGCATCGAGGTGGACGAAAAGAAAGAGGATCCGCTCGACTTCGCGCTCTGGAAGTTCGCGAAGCCGGGCGAGCCGCGCTGGGCGTTCGAGCCCTACGGCGAAGGCCGTCCCGGATGGCATATCGAGTGCTCCGCGATGTCGCGCGCGCTGCTCGATCCCGACGGAGCCGGCTTCGACATTCACGGCGGCGGCGCCGACCTAATCTTCCCGCACCACGAGAACGAGATCGCGCAGAGCGAGCCGCTGATGTCGCGCCCGCCAATGGCAAACTTCTGGGTGCACGGCGGCCTCTTGCTCTTCGACAACCGAAAGATGTCGAAATCGTTGGGGAACTTCGAGCCGCTCTCGTCGCTTCTCGAGCGCCACGATCCGCAGGCGATTCGCTGGCTCTTTCTACAGACCGGCTATCGCAAGGTGATGAACTTCACCGAGGAGTCGATCGCCGCGGCGGGCCAGGGACTCGGCCGCGTCAAGGCCGCGTATCGCGATATCGCGCGCGCCGGGCGAGCGCAGTCGCCCGACGATCGCGAATTCGACGCGCGCATGGAGGCGGCGCTCGACGACGACATGAACGCCGCGGCCGCGCTCGCGGTGCTCTACGACGTCGTCGCGAACGCGAAGCCGACGCGCGAGCGCCTCGCCTATTGGCTGCGCATTCTCGGCATCGAGCCGAACGAGTCGTGGCTCGAGGATCCGGTTGCGGAGCTGCCAGCGGATATCGGCGCGCGCTTGCGGACCGCGCTGCGCGAGGCCGGCATCGCTGCCCCTGCGATGGACGGTGCGACGCCGCGAGAGGCGGTCGAGCGAGTCGTCGCGCTGCGCGACGAGGCGCGGCGCGCAAAGGATTGGGCCGCATCGGATCGCTTGCGCGACGCGCTCGCGCGCTGCGGCATCGAAGTCAAAGACTCCAAAGACGGCACGGCCTGGACGGTGGCGTGA
- the rlmB gene encoding 23S rRNA (guanosine(2251)-2'-O)-methyltransferase RlmB, with translation MNYDDLVYGIHAVDEALASGEKLRAIHVAADRAKDARLRALLARAKEGNVPVRFERRAFFDRVPFKAHQGVVAVAPPFDYASLHDIIGRGGGRRLIVLLDHLTDPHNVGAIVRTAEAAGANGVVLPSRRSAGINATVRKAAAGAAAHIPIVKVANLAEAIRALKKAGIWVVGADASPEAVALGDADLDRDLGVVIGAEGSGLSPLIKRECDYLVRLPMRGKVASLNASVAAAILIYEALRQGDRSLRP, from the coding sequence GTGAACTACGACGATCTCGTCTACGGCATCCACGCGGTGGACGAGGCGCTCGCGAGCGGCGAGAAGTTGCGCGCGATCCACGTCGCGGCGGATCGCGCGAAGGACGCGCGGCTTCGCGCGCTGCTCGCGCGAGCGAAGGAGGGCAACGTTCCGGTCCGTTTCGAGCGCCGCGCGTTCTTCGATCGTGTCCCGTTCAAGGCGCACCAGGGCGTCGTCGCGGTCGCGCCGCCCTTTGACTACGCATCGCTGCACGACATCATCGGACGCGGCGGCGGACGGCGGTTGATCGTGCTGCTCGATCACCTCACCGATCCGCACAACGTCGGCGCGATCGTTCGCACGGCCGAAGCGGCGGGCGCGAACGGCGTCGTCTTGCCCTCGCGCCGCTCGGCGGGCATCAATGCAACGGTTCGCAAGGCCGCCGCGGGCGCGGCAGCCCACATCCCGATCGTCAAGGTCGCCAACCTGGCCGAGGCGATCCGGGCCCTCAAGAAGGCCGGGATTTGGGTCGTGGGGGCCGACGCCTCGCCCGAGGCCGTCGCGCTCGGCGATGCCGACCTCGACCGAGACCTCGGGGTCGTCATCGGGGCCGAGGGAAGCGGCCTTTCGCCCCTGATTAAGCGTGAATGCGACTATCTGGTGAGGCTGCCCATGCGGGGGAAAGTGGCCTCCCTCAACGCCTCGGTGGCCGCCGCTATCCTGATTTACGAGGCCTTAAGACAGGGAGACCGCTCGCTTCGTCCTTGA